A window from Streptomyces subrutilus encodes these proteins:
- a CDS encoding epoxide hydrolase family protein, with the protein MPDASPRPEPFSASATPAALDDLRARLRATRWPDVPEDAGWSLGADLGYLRELVAYWADGFDWPAQEAALARLPRFRLPLGGLGIHFVHARAVAPAGPVLPLVLSHGWPDSFWRYTKVVPLLTDPGAHGADPADAFDVVVPDMPGFGYSDRPTGAPLDAVAVAGLWAELMGVLGYDRFGAAGGDVGSHVSRYLALDHPDRVVAVHRTDAGLPVFAGDPADLAPEERAWLAGAAAWGATEGAYAAVHRTKPQTAAVGLNDSPAGLAAWIVEKLRAWSDCGQDVERSFTKDEILTNVTLYWLTGTIGSSMRMYRANAAIPPAQHARRVDVPSGFSIFAGDVVRPPRAWLERTANTVRVTEPARGGHFAAFEEPELYAEELRAFFRPYRTAAGAAPA; encoded by the coding sequence ATGCCGGACGCCTCTCCCCGCCCCGAGCCGTTCAGCGCGTCGGCCACCCCCGCCGCGCTCGACGACCTGCGCGCGCGGTTGCGCGCCACCCGCTGGCCCGATGTGCCCGAGGACGCCGGGTGGTCCCTCGGAGCGGACCTCGGCTACCTGCGCGAACTCGTCGCCTACTGGGCGGACGGCTTCGACTGGCCGGCCCAGGAGGCCGCGCTCGCCCGGCTGCCGCGGTTCCGGCTGCCGCTCGGCGGCCTCGGCATCCACTTCGTGCACGCCCGGGCCGTCGCACCGGCCGGGCCCGTCCTGCCGCTCGTCCTCAGTCACGGCTGGCCGGACTCGTTCTGGCGCTACACGAAGGTCGTCCCGCTGCTCACCGACCCCGGCGCCCACGGGGCCGACCCCGCCGACGCGTTCGACGTGGTCGTCCCCGACATGCCGGGGTTCGGCTACTCCGACCGGCCCACCGGTGCGCCCCTCGACGCGGTCGCCGTCGCCGGGCTCTGGGCCGAACTCATGGGCGTCCTCGGGTACGACCGCTTCGGCGCGGCGGGCGGGGACGTCGGCAGCCACGTCAGCCGCTACCTCGCGCTGGACCACCCCGACCGGGTCGTGGCCGTGCACCGCACCGACGCGGGACTGCCCGTCTTCGCCGGCGACCCGGCGGACCTCGCGCCCGAGGAGCGGGCCTGGCTGGCGGGCGCCGCCGCCTGGGGCGCGACCGAGGGCGCCTACGCCGCCGTGCACCGCACGAAGCCCCAGACCGCGGCGGTCGGACTGAACGACTCACCGGCCGGGCTCGCCGCGTGGATCGTCGAGAAGCTCCGGGCGTGGAGCGACTGCGGCCAAGACGTCGAGCGGAGCTTCACGAAGGACGAGATCCTCACCAACGTCACGCTCTACTGGCTGACGGGGACGATCGGCTCGTCCATGCGCATGTACCGCGCCAACGCCGCGATTCCGCCCGCGCAGCACGCCCGCCGGGTCGACGTGCCGTCCGGCTTCTCGATCTTCGCAGGCGACGTCGTCCGCCCGCCCCGGGCCTGGCTGGAGCGCACCGCGAACACCGTGCGGGTGACCGAGCCCGCGCGGGGCGGCCACTTCGCGGCGTTCGAGGAGCCCGAGCTCTACGCCGAGGAACTGCGCGCGTTCTTCCGCCCCTACCGGACCGCGGCGGGGGCGGCGCCGGCCTGA